The Streptomyces vinaceus genome contains the following window.
GCCGCGGCCAATCTGACCCCGCTGGAGGGGATCCGCGCGGACCTCTCGTACGGCCCGCTGGAGGCGGCCCGGCGGATCGGTGAGAGCCTGGCGCTGCTGGCCCCGCTCGGGGTGCTGCTGCCGCTCGCCAACGGGAACCTGGCGCCGTCGCCGCTGGCCGCGTGGTCCTCGCTGGGCCGTACCGCCGCCGCGGGCCTGCTGGTCTCGCTCCTCATCGAGATGCTCCAGAGCGGCGTTCCCGGGCAGGTGGTCGACGTGGACTCGGTGCTGCTGAACGGGCTGGGCGTCGTCCTCGCGCACGTGGCCGTCGTACCGGCGCTGCGTGCGCGGCTGCGGCGCGCGCGCCGCTCCGAGCGGTCCTCTCAGGGGTCCACCCCGAGAATTCCCAGGGTCGGGCTCGGCCCCTGGACCGACGTCCTGTCCGCGGTGCCGCGGGAGTATTGAGGCATCGCGGGAAAACCTCCCGCCGAATGCCCCGGAGGAGAACCCATGAGCGCCATTGTCCGCCCCCGTGACGGTCGCTGGATCGGCGGCGTCTGCGCCGGACTGGCGCGTCGCTTCGGAATATCCGCGAACACGATGCGCCTTATTTTCGTCGTCTCGTGCCTGCTGCCCGGTCCGCAGTTCCTGATCTACCTGGCGCTGTGGCTGCTCCTGCCGAACGAGAAGTCCGCCTCCAACGCCTGGTAAAGCGGAAGAGGCGGGGATCCCGGGTCGTCAGCCCGCGCCGCGGACCTTTTCCAGCTGCTTGTCCGCCACCTCTTGCGGGACCAGCGCCTTCTGCTGGCCCCCGGCGACGTTGAGGGCCATCAGCCGTACGACGGTGGCGCCCTGGCGGACGACGACCACGTGGA
Protein-coding sequences here:
- a CDS encoding VanZ family protein, encoding MQRNEVGRSAATAIHLRLRLLGGGLLVAHLLLVGWLTLRPLDVPWAAAANLTPLEGIRADLSYGPLEAARRIGESLALLAPLGVLLPLANGNLAPSPLAAWSSLGRTAAAGLLVSLLIEMLQSGVPGQVVDVDSVLLNGLGVVLAHVAVVPALRARLRRARRSERSSQGSTPRIPRVGLGPWTDVLSAVPREY
- a CDS encoding PspC domain-containing protein, with translation MSAIVRPRDGRWIGGVCAGLARRFGISANTMRLIFVVSCLLPGPQFLIYLALWLLLPNEKSASNAW